From a region of the Sporosarcina ureilytica genome:
- the murB gene encoding UDP-N-acetylmuramate dehydrogenase, whose product MSKHQWFTDLQAMITEGIIKLNEPLRKYTATKLGGAADIFVMPNSIEETIATVKYAHANDIPLLLLGNGSNMVVRDGGVRGIVLHMAKLNEIKVEGTSIHAEGGANIFDASKVAAAHSLTGFEFACGIPGSVGGAMAMNAGAYGGEVKDIIVQATVLTKAGEVLVLSKEELELGYRQSIIAKEGYYVLSADFRLEEGDQEEINAKVADLTFQRESKQPLEFPSAGSVFKRPPGYFAGKLIQDCGMQGKGHGGAEVSTKHAGFIVNKHNATATDYIQTIEMVKAEVKKTFGVELELEVKIVGEE is encoded by the coding sequence ATGTCAAAACATCAATGGTTTACTGATTTACAGGCAATGATTACAGAGGGAATTATAAAATTAAATGAACCACTACGTAAATACACAGCGACGAAACTTGGGGGAGCGGCGGATATTTTTGTGATGCCGAATAGTATTGAAGAAACGATCGCAACTGTCAAATATGCACACGCGAATGATATTCCACTTTTATTACTCGGAAATGGTTCGAACATGGTTGTGCGAGACGGTGGAGTTCGGGGCATTGTGCTTCATATGGCGAAGTTAAATGAAATAAAAGTTGAGGGTACGTCGATTCATGCAGAAGGTGGAGCAAATATTTTCGATGCATCCAAAGTTGCGGCAGCTCATTCATTAACAGGATTTGAGTTTGCTTGTGGCATTCCGGGCTCTGTCGGGGGAGCCATGGCGATGAACGCGGGTGCTTATGGCGGCGAAGTGAAGGATATTATTGTGCAGGCGACTGTCCTGACAAAAGCTGGTGAAGTACTCGTCCTTTCTAAAGAGGAACTAGAGCTTGGCTATCGTCAAAGCATTATCGCGAAGGAAGGGTATTATGTATTGTCAGCAGATTTCCGTCTTGAAGAAGGCGACCAAGAGGAAATTAATGCAAAAGTGGCGGACTTAACTTTTCAACGTGAATCTAAGCAGCCACTTGAATTTCCTTCAGCTGGAAGTGTTTTTAAGCGTCCTCCTGGCTACTTCGCTGGAAAGCTGATTCAAGATTGCGGCATGCAAGGAAAAGGACATGGCGGAGCGGAAGTGTCCACGAAACATGCTGGTTTTATTGTGAATAAACACAACGCAACTGCAACGGATTATATACAAACGATTGAAATGGTAAAAGCTGAAGTGAAGAAGACTTTTGGTGTTGAACTCGAACTTGAAGTGAAAATTGTAGGGGAAGAATAA
- a CDS encoding DNA-3-methyladenine glycosylase: protein MYEPVDKSFFEAPGLELAKQLVGQYIVHELPEGRIVARIVETEAYQGPEDRAAHSFGNRRTKRTEIMFGDAGLVYTYQMHTHTLINVVAGPVGTPHAILIRAVEPVEGHALMRENRGPKLKEVDWTNGPGKLTVALGITMDYYGHHWSHKPLFISKGERLGPIEAGPRVGIGNSGEAVHYPWRFYEIDNPFVSKYRK from the coding sequence ATGTATGAGCCAGTAGACAAGTCATTTTTTGAAGCACCGGGACTTGAGCTAGCGAAACAGTTAGTAGGGCAGTACATTGTACATGAATTGCCAGAAGGTCGGATTGTTGCAAGAATTGTTGAGACTGAAGCTTATCAAGGACCAGAAGACCGCGCGGCACATAGCTTTGGTAATCGTCGGACGAAGCGAACAGAAATTATGTTTGGGGATGCAGGGCTCGTTTATACATACCAAATGCATACGCATACGCTCATTAACGTTGTCGCTGGGCCAGTGGGTACGCCTCATGCGATCCTGATTCGTGCGGTCGAGCCGGTTGAAGGACATGCACTTATGCGAGAAAATCGTGGCCCAAAACTAAAGGAAGTCGATTGGACAAATGGTCCGGGAAAATTAACAGTGGCACTTGGGATAACGATGGATTATTACGGGCATCATTGGTCACATAAACCGCTCTTTATTTCAAAAGGAGAGCGACTAGGTCCTATTGAGGCGGGGCCAAGGGTTGGGATTGGCAACTCTGGTGAGGCGGTTCATTACCCGTGGCGTTTTTATGAAATTGATAATCCGTTCGTTTCAAAATATCGGAAATAG
- a CDS encoding FAD-dependent oxidoreductase gives MPKSLWLQSAYESEPFPPLQEDIHCDVCIVGGGLSGIANAYYLAKQGKDVILLEKDAILAGATGNSTGKLTTQHDFVYANLINKFGRENAKLYYDVNKDAVEFGRTIAKGDELLSANSILYAQTQAGEELLRQEAHAYTELSIPGELGRNSELPIPILSTLTMEDETQIHPVRFGQTLAKLALEAGARFYEQSDVLTMDFNNRFLTLKSSSKVHFKDLILSTHYPIEALRGVQILKLAVDRSYIVSARADMALTGQYISVDSPKRSIRTAKIDGRTYFLLSGSSHTAGVEGNTAGHYERLYADLENTFRLTNFITGWSAQDPETPDLIPYAGKINSSLPHVYISTGNRKWGLSNSLASAKIISDQIVGRGNPAATLYAPNRTGFGDKLLQALKLTGLVVKEFTAGHIARTDAPICTHMGCRTRWNNAEETWDCPCHGSRFRKDGSVLEGPATKPLDLS, from the coding sequence ATGCCTAAATCATTATGGCTTCAAAGCGCATACGAAAGCGAGCCCTTCCCACCTCTCCAAGAGGATATACATTGTGATGTTTGTATTGTAGGGGGCGGCTTAAGCGGCATTGCCAATGCTTATTATCTCGCAAAACAAGGAAAAGACGTCATACTTCTTGAGAAAGATGCAATTCTTGCCGGTGCTACTGGCAATTCAACTGGTAAATTAACGACACAGCATGATTTTGTATACGCAAATTTAATTAATAAATTCGGCCGTGAGAATGCCAAATTATATTATGATGTCAATAAAGATGCAGTTGAATTTGGAAGAACAATTGCAAAAGGTGACGAATTATTATCGGCAAATTCTATACTATATGCTCAAACTCAAGCTGGCGAGGAGCTATTGAGACAAGAAGCGCATGCCTATACGGAACTTAGTATTCCCGGCGAGCTCGGTAGAAATTCAGAATTACCAATCCCCATCCTTTCAACACTTACGATGGAAGATGAAACGCAAATCCATCCTGTCCGCTTCGGCCAAACACTTGCCAAACTTGCCCTTGAAGCAGGAGCACGTTTTTATGAACAATCTGACGTGCTTACAATGGATTTTAACAATCGCTTTTTAACATTAAAATCTTCCTCAAAAGTACATTTTAAAGACTTGATACTGAGCACACATTATCCAATTGAAGCGCTTAGAGGCGTTCAAATTTTGAAATTAGCTGTCGATCGTTCCTATATCGTTTCCGCAAGGGCCGATATGGCATTAACTGGCCAGTACATTTCCGTTGATTCGCCTAAAAGGTCAATCAGAACCGCGAAAATTGATGGAAGAACTTATTTTCTATTGTCGGGATCCAGTCACACAGCCGGAGTTGAAGGGAATACCGCTGGACATTATGAACGACTATATGCTGACTTGGAAAACACATTTCGCCTCACCAATTTCATCACAGGATGGTCTGCCCAAGATCCTGAAACGCCAGATTTAATTCCTTATGCCGGGAAAATCAACTCTTCTTTACCGCACGTTTATATAAGTACTGGCAATCGAAAATGGGGCCTTTCAAATTCGTTAGCAAGCGCTAAAATTATTTCCGACCAAATTGTTGGAAGAGGAAACCCGGCGGCCACCCTTTATGCACCGAATCGTACAGGTTTTGGGGATAAACTGCTGCAAGCGCTAAAATTAACCGGGCTAGTTGTAAAAGAGTTCACGGCCGGACATATCGCACGAACGGATGCCCCAATATGCACACATATGGGCTGCAGAACGAGATGGAATAACGCCGAAGAAACTTGGGATTGCCCTTGCCACGGTTCACGCTTTAGAAAAGACGGTTCAGTCTTAGAAGGCCCTGCCACGAAGCCGTTGGATTTGTCTTGA
- a CDS encoding YceI family protein, producing MGNEVQTTSQWVVDAAHTSVGFTVKHMMFSKVRGSFTGVEGKLIGNPEDLTNAKIDFKIDVTTIHTNNEDRDNHLRSADFFDVDNHPHLSFVSTNIVKTGDTSYDVTGDVTMKGVTKAVTFTSEYEGTGKNPWGIDVAAFEVTGKISRTDFGLTWNQVLEAGGVLVGDDIALTMDLQLNPAQ from the coding sequence ATGGGAAATGAAGTTCAAACAACAAGCCAATGGGTAGTCGATGCGGCACACACATCTGTCGGTTTTACAGTAAAGCATATGATGTTTTCAAAGGTAAGAGGAAGCTTTACGGGCGTCGAGGGGAAACTAATCGGGAATCCTGAAGATTTAACAAACGCGAAAATTGACTTTAAAATTGATGTAACAACAATTCATACAAATAACGAAGATCGAGACAATCACCTTCGTTCAGCAGATTTCTTCGATGTCGACAATCATCCACACCTCTCATTTGTTTCTACAAACATTGTTAAAACAGGTGACACATCGTATGACGTAACCGGTGATGTGACGATGAAAGGCGTTACAAAAGCCGTTACATTTACATCGGAATATGAAGGCACAGGGAAAAATCCATGGGGTATCGATGTTGCAGCTTTTGAAGTAACAGGCAAAATTTCAAGAACGGATTTTGGCCTAACATGGAACCAAGTACTTGAAGCAGGCGGCGTTCTCGTCGGCGATGACATTGCGTTGACAATGGACTTACAACTGAATCCAGCACAATAA
- a CDS encoding DsbA family oxidoreductase: protein MKIEVWSDYVCPFCYIGKRRLEDAIKESGLEEVEVIYKAFELEPNSIATSDESMIKVLAEKYKISIEEAKAMTDNVALQAQSVGLNYDFKKMRPANTFHAHRLAKFAEQEGLGEQMTEQLLHAYFIEGEKIGMFETLVELAKKLGLSEERTNEMLHSEEFVDEVKADIKEAGQIGVQGVPFFVINRKYAISGAQPTETFVKALQKAANETV from the coding sequence ATGAAAATAGAAGTATGGTCTGATTATGTTTGCCCATTTTGTTATATCGGAAAAAGAAGGTTAGAGGATGCAATAAAAGAATCAGGACTGGAAGAAGTTGAAGTCATTTACAAAGCTTTTGAACTTGAACCTAATTCTATCGCGACATCAGATGAATCGATGATCAAGGTTTTGGCTGAGAAATATAAGATTTCTATCGAAGAGGCAAAGGCGATGACAGATAACGTCGCGCTTCAAGCACAATCTGTTGGATTAAATTATGATTTCAAAAAGATGCGTCCTGCGAATACGTTCCATGCCCATCGACTTGCGAAGTTCGCTGAGCAAGAAGGTCTAGGGGAGCAAATGACCGAACAGCTTTTACATGCTTATTTCATAGAAGGTGAAAAGATCGGTATGTTTGAAACTCTGGTTGAACTAGCGAAAAAGCTGGGTTTATCTGAAGAGCGAACGAATGAGATGCTACATTCAGAGGAATTTGTAGATGAAGTAAAGGCAGATATTAAAGAAGCGGGGCAGATAGGTGTACAAGGCGTTCCGTTTTTTGTCATTAATAGAAAATATGCGATTTCTGGGGCACAACCGACTGAAACATTTGTGAAGGCGCTTCAAAAAGCAGCAAATGAGACAGTATAA
- a CDS encoding Rrf2 family transcriptional regulator, producing the protein MRLTMYTDFSLRVLLYLGIKGKEELSTVQEISDVYNISKNHLTKVTHELGKMGLVETIRGRGGGIRLNVHPSEINIGETVRKTEDDFHLVECFNCEINQCIITPVCRLKNVLHEALDAYFKVLDSYTLADFVENNDGLATILLGKQL; encoded by the coding sequence ATGCGTTTAACGATGTACACAGATTTTTCTTTACGTGTGCTTTTGTACCTTGGAATTAAAGGAAAAGAAGAGTTGTCTACTGTTCAAGAAATATCGGATGTCTATAATATTTCTAAAAACCATTTGACGAAAGTGACCCATGAACTTGGTAAAATGGGGTTGGTCGAAACGATTCGTGGACGTGGTGGAGGCATTCGGTTGAACGTTCATCCAAGTGAAATAAATATTGGGGAAACAGTTCGAAAAACAGAAGATGATTTCCACCTAGTAGAATGTTTTAATTGCGAAATCAATCAATGCATCATTACGCCCGTATGTCGATTAAAAAATGTTTTGCACGAGGCATTAGATGCTTATTTTAAAGTTTTAGATAGTTATACATTGGCTGATTTTGTTGAAAATAACGATGGACTTGCCACGATATTATTAGGCAAGCAGTTATGA
- the hmpA gene encoding NO-inducible flavohemoprotein, with protein MLSQETIDIIKSTVPVLEEHGKTITTVFYRNMFEAHPELLNVFNHANQSQGRQQTALANTVYAAAANIDNLEAILPAVIQIAHKHKSLGITEDQYPIVGYHLLGAIKEVLGDAATPEIISAWGEAYGVIADVFISIEKEMYEQAEEMEGGWRTFKAFTVADKVVESDVITSFYLKPVDGNPLPSYLPGQYISVRVNIPGEEYTLNRQYSLSQALEEDVYRISVKREDECEPNGKVSTYLHHNVNVGDEVEVSVPAGDFYLDPESTTPVTLISGGVGVTPVMSMYETIARVSPERPVAFLHSARTRAHQAFNERITELDASLESSSVAVLYSEEGDGFITKEFLQEKVLEGSDIYVCGPTPFMQVVINYLYELGHSEEKVHYEFFGPKAELELVPAS; from the coding sequence ATGCTTTCACAAGAAACGATTGACATTATTAAATCAACTGTACCGGTATTAGAGGAACACGGGAAAACGATTACAACGGTTTTTTACAGAAATATGTTTGAAGCGCACCCTGAACTGCTTAACGTATTCAACCACGCAAACCAATCACAAGGTCGCCAACAAACAGCTCTAGCCAATACGGTATATGCAGCGGCAGCAAACATCGACAACTTAGAAGCAATTTTACCAGCTGTTATCCAAATTGCTCACAAACATAAATCATTAGGAATTACAGAAGACCAATATCCGATTGTAGGCTATCATTTACTTGGTGCCATTAAAGAAGTACTTGGCGATGCAGCAACACCTGAAATCATTTCAGCATGGGGCGAGGCGTATGGTGTCATTGCAGATGTTTTCATTAGCATCGAAAAAGAAATGTATGAACAAGCCGAAGAAATGGAAGGCGGCTGGAGAACATTTAAAGCATTTACAGTAGCTGATAAAGTCGTTGAAAGTGATGTCATTACGTCATTTTATTTAAAACCTGTAGATGGCAATCCATTACCTAGTTACTTACCAGGCCAATACATTTCAGTACGTGTAAACATCCCAGGTGAAGAATATACGTTGAACCGCCAATACAGCTTATCCCAAGCACTAGAGGAAGACGTTTATCGCATTTCTGTGAAGCGTGAAGATGAATGTGAGCCAAATGGAAAAGTATCAACGTATCTACATCATAACGTCAATGTTGGGGATGAAGTTGAAGTCAGTGTTCCGGCTGGGGACTTCTATCTAGACCCAGAAAGTACAACACCGGTTACATTAATTAGTGGTGGAGTTGGGGTTACACCAGTGATGAGTATGTACGAAACAATTGCACGCGTATCGCCCGAACGTCCGGTTGCATTCCTACACTCCGCACGTACGCGCGCACACCAAGCATTTAACGAGCGTATTACAGAACTAGATGCATCATTAGAAAGTTCATCCGTTGCAGTCCTCTATTCCGAAGAAGGCGACGGATTTATTACAAAAGAATTCCTACAAGAAAAAGTACTGGAAGGCAGCGACATTTACGTATGTGGTCCAACACCATTTATGCAAGTCGTCATTAACTACTTATACGAATTAGGCCACTCAGAAGAAAAAGTTCACTACGAATTCTTCGGTCCAAAAGCAGAACTTGAACTTGTTCCAGCATCATGA
- a CDS encoding nucleotide pyrophosphohydrolase: MKNLQDEIVKFTEKRGWTGNKDARNLAISISLEANELLEHFQWNNAEEAITNNKDEIAEEAADVLIYLLQFADVIGIDLEEAAKMKLAKNAMRFPVK; this comes from the coding sequence ATGAAAAATTTACAAGATGAGATTGTTAAATTTACTGAAAAACGTGGTTGGACAGGCAATAAAGATGCACGCAACCTTGCCATCTCAATATCTCTCGAAGCAAACGAACTACTTGAACATTTCCAGTGGAACAACGCTGAAGAGGCGATCACTAACAATAAAGATGAAATTGCGGAAGAAGCGGCAGATGTACTGATTTACTTATTACAGTTTGCGGATGTCATTGGAATCGATCTAGAAGAAGCAGCCAAAATGAAATTAGCGAAGAACGCAATGCGTTTTCCAGTAAAATAA
- a CDS encoding manganese-dependent inorganic pyrophosphatase, whose translation MSKVLVFGHKNPDTDSITAAISYAYLKRQLGMDAEAVRLGVVSNETAYALEHFGFEAPRFIEKAAPEANQVILVDHNEKQQSVDDLDEVQVIEVVDHHRIANFETNDPLYYRAEPVGCTATILNKLYKENGVEVPKDIAGLMLSAIISDSLLFKSPTFTEEDRTAAEELAEIAGVNAEEYGLEMLKAGADLSDKKIEELIALDAKEFTFENGLKIEIAQVNAVDVDEVMAQQPEFEAAIDKVIAEKGLGLFLFVVTDIIHNDSIVLALGEQADRAAAAFDVSLSNRTATLTGVVSRKKQIVPVLTEALK comes from the coding sequence ATGAGTAAAGTACTAGTTTTTGGACATAAAAATCCAGATACAGATTCAATTACGGCGGCAATTAGTTATGCCTATTTAAAGCGTCAATTAGGAATGGATGCAGAAGCTGTTCGACTTGGTGTCGTGTCGAATGAGACGGCTTATGCACTTGAACATTTCGGTTTTGAAGCCCCAAGATTTATTGAAAAGGCAGCACCTGAAGCAAATCAAGTAATCTTAGTAGACCACAATGAAAAACAGCAAAGCGTTGATGACCTGGATGAAGTTCAAGTTATCGAAGTGGTTGACCATCATCGGATTGCGAATTTCGAAACAAATGATCCGCTTTACTATCGTGCAGAACCAGTGGGTTGTACAGCGACAATTTTAAATAAGCTTTATAAAGAAAATGGTGTGGAAGTACCGAAAGATATTGCAGGTCTCATGCTTTCTGCGATAATTTCGGACTCACTTTTATTTAAATCGCCAACATTTACGGAAGAAGACCGTACTGCAGCAGAAGAGCTTGCGGAAATTGCAGGTGTCAATGCAGAAGAATACGGACTGGAAATGTTAAAAGCAGGCGCTGATTTAAGCGATAAAAAGATTGAAGAGCTGATTGCACTTGATGCAAAAGAATTTACGTTTGAAAATGGTTTGAAAATCGAAATCGCTCAAGTGAACGCGGTGGATGTTGACGAAGTAATGGCGCAACAGCCTGAGTTTGAGGCAGCGATTGATAAAGTCATCGCGGAAAAAGGGCTTGGCTTATTCTTGTTTGTTGTGACAGACATCATTCACAACGATTCAATCGTGTTGGCACTTGGTGAACAAGCAGATCGCGCTGCAGCAGCATTCGATGTGTCTTTATCGAATCGCACAGCTACATTAACGGGTGTCGTATCACGTAAAAAGCAAATCGTTCCAGTTTTAACAGAAGCTTTGAAATAA
- a CDS encoding type 1 glutamine amidotransferase domain-containing protein has product MAKIATVITDLFEDSEYTVPAKAFEDAGHEVITIEKEAGAEIKGKKGETLTVDKGIDDVKPEDFDALLIPGGFSPDILRADDRFVAFTKAFMDAKKPVFAICHGPQLLITAKSLEGRDATGYKSVQVDMEYAGANFSDEEVVVCQNQLVTSRTPADMPAFNREALKLLDK; this is encoded by the coding sequence ATGGCAAAAATCGCAACAGTGATTACAGATCTATTTGAAGACTCGGAGTATACGGTACCGGCAAAAGCTTTTGAGGATGCTGGACATGAAGTCATCACAATTGAAAAAGAAGCAGGCGCAGAAATTAAAGGTAAAAAAGGAGAAACGTTAACAGTTGATAAAGGAATCGACGACGTTAAGCCTGAAGACTTTGATGCGCTGTTAATTCCAGGAGGATTTTCTCCAGATATTCTACGTGCGGATGATCGTTTCGTAGCCTTTACAAAAGCATTTATGGATGCGAAAAAACCAGTATTTGCTATTTGTCACGGACCGCAGTTGTTAATTACAGCAAAGTCGCTTGAAGGGCGAGATGCGACAGGTTATAAATCCGTGCAAGTTGACATGGAATACGCAGGGGCTAACTTTTCAGATGAAGAAGTTGTCGTCTGTCAAAACCAATTGGTGACAAGCCGAACGCCGGCAGATATGCCAGCATTCAATCGTGAAGCATTAAAACTATTAGATAAATAA
- a CDS encoding alpha/beta fold hydrolase: MLHYKTYEIGPEAPWVTFVHGAGGSSSTWFKQIREFRKEHNVLLVDLRGHGQSERGLWKKGDTFLEVAKDVVEVLDTLKIAQTHVIGMSLGTIVAQTIADNYPERVSSLILGGAIIRFDIRTKLLMWVGNATKLFIPYMLLYKIFAYIIMPRKQHEESRLAFVNQAKKMCQKEFIKWFSLTRLINPYLARLQASTTDIPTLFIMGDEDYLFIPPIEEVVRQNKGFEFIKIKDSGHVCNIDQPEKFNELSINYISKIEHRKAAIQVG; encoded by the coding sequence TTGCTTCATTACAAAACATATGAAATAGGTCCTGAAGCGCCGTGGGTTACTTTTGTACATGGTGCGGGTGGAAGCTCTTCAACATGGTTTAAACAGATTAGGGAATTTCGGAAAGAACATAATGTTCTCCTTGTTGACCTCCGGGGACATGGGCAATCTGAACGTGGTCTTTGGAAAAAAGGAGATACATTTTTAGAGGTTGCAAAAGATGTTGTGGAAGTATTAGATACATTAAAAATTGCACAAACACATGTCATTGGCATGTCACTTGGAACAATCGTTGCACAGACAATAGCGGATAATTATCCAGAACGTGTAAGTTCACTCATTCTTGGTGGTGCGATTATTCGATTTGATATTCGTACGAAATTATTAATGTGGGTAGGGAATGCGACGAAGTTATTTATTCCTTACATGCTCCTATATAAAATTTTTGCTTATATTATTATGCCGCGTAAGCAGCATGAAGAATCACGTCTTGCATTTGTCAATCAAGCAAAGAAAATGTGTCAAAAAGAGTTTATAAAATGGTTTTCATTAACGAGGCTCATTAATCCTTATTTAGCTAGATTGCAAGCGTCTACAACGGATATTCCCACATTGTTTATCATGGGGGATGAAGATTATTTATTCATTCCGCCGATTGAGGAAGTTGTACGGCAAAATAAAGGTTTCGAGTTTATTAAGATTAAAGATAGTGGGCATGTCTGTAATATCGATCAGCCAGAGAAGTTTAATGAGCTGTCCATTAATTATATTTCGAAAATAGAACATAGAAAAGCCGCTATCCAAGTTGGATAA